The Pirellulales bacterium genome includes a region encoding these proteins:
- the malQ gene encoding 4-alpha-glucanotransferase: MLLHITSLPSSYGIGDLGPSAFAWVDRLAAAGQAWWQVLPLGPTGFGHSPYQALSSFAGNPVVISPDRLIEDGLIKSNECTGGSFPSDYVAFERVIPFKESILASAWRNFQGGARADLKDEFEQFCEDKAALQSEPALFMALREKFEQAPIAKWPREFARREPAAITQARRELADSIDRFRFGQFLLFRQWKTLKDYANRRGVRLLGDLPIFVSPDSSDAWANPELFLLDDELRPKVVAGVPPDYFSADGQLWGNPIYDWDALRRTNYRWWIDRLQARLELLDAIRIDHFRGFEAAWHVPAGSATAATGQWVSGPGTDFFETARQALGGLPLLAEDLGLITPAVTALRDQFQLPGMRVIQFAFNGDPNNPHLPHDCVHNSVVYTGTHDNDTTRGWYDAAPEHERANLWKYLGRDPGQPEEAVCEMIRLALSSPAALAIVPLQDVLGLGSSARMNTPGRAEGQWRWRCSDGALDDPGWKRLGELTQVSHRSQS; this comes from the coding sequence GTGCTCCTGCATATCACTTCGCTCCCATCGTCGTATGGAATCGGAGACTTGGGACCCTCGGCATTTGCCTGGGTCGATCGACTCGCAGCGGCTGGCCAGGCTTGGTGGCAGGTGCTTCCCTTAGGACCGACAGGATTCGGTCATTCGCCCTATCAAGCGCTGTCGTCGTTTGCCGGGAATCCCGTGGTCATCAGTCCCGACCGGCTGATCGAGGATGGCCTGATTAAGTCGAACGAATGCACCGGCGGCTCGTTTCCATCCGACTACGTCGCTTTCGAACGAGTCATTCCCTTCAAGGAGAGCATACTGGCGTCCGCTTGGCGGAATTTCCAAGGCGGGGCCAGAGCGGATTTGAAGGACGAGTTCGAGCAATTCTGCGAGGACAAAGCCGCGCTGCAAAGCGAGCCGGCGTTGTTCATGGCTCTGCGAGAGAAATTTGAACAAGCACCTATTGCGAAATGGCCTCGCGAATTCGCGCGGCGCGAACCGGCGGCCATCACACAGGCGCGGCGGGAACTTGCCGACTCCATCGACCGGTTCCGCTTCGGCCAGTTCCTTCTGTTCCGGCAGTGGAAAACTCTCAAGGACTATGCGAATCGACGTGGCGTGCGACTGCTCGGGGACCTTCCAATTTTCGTCTCGCCGGATTCTTCGGACGCCTGGGCGAATCCCGAATTGTTTCTGTTAGACGACGAGTTGAGACCGAAAGTCGTGGCCGGCGTTCCTCCCGACTACTTCAGCGCCGATGGCCAGCTTTGGGGAAATCCGATCTACGACTGGGACGCACTGCGAAGAACCAACTATCGCTGGTGGATTGATCGACTGCAGGCGCGGCTGGAATTACTCGATGCGATTCGCATCGATCATTTTCGCGGTTTCGAGGCGGCGTGGCACGTTCCGGCAGGCTCCGCGACGGCCGCAACCGGCCAATGGGTATCGGGGCCGGGCACCGATTTCTTCGAGACAGCGCGGCAGGCGCTCGGCGGTCTGCCGCTGTTGGCCGAGGATCTGGGGCTCATTACACCCGCGGTCACGGCCTTGCGCGATCAATTTCAGTTGCCGGGAATGCGAGTGATTCAGTTTGCATTCAATGGCGATCCAAATAATCCGCATTTGCCGCATGACTGCGTTCATAATAGTGTGGTTTACACCGGCACGCACGACAACGACACGACACGCGGCTGGTACGACGCGGCGCCGGAACATGAGCGAGCGAATCTTTGGAAGTATCTAGGCCGCGATCCGGGCCAACCCGAAGAGGCAGTCTGTGAAATGATCCGGCTGGCATTGTCGTCGCCGGCCGCATTGGCCATCGTGCCGCTTCAGGATGTGCTCGGTTTGGGATCGTCAGCGCGGATGAACACTCCGGGGCGGGCGGAGGGCCAGTGGAGATGGCGCTGCTCCGATGGGGCGCTGGATGACCCCGGCTGGAAACGGCTCGGAGAATTGACGCAAGTGAGCCATCGCTCGCAGAGCTAA